The Diadema setosum chromosome 4, eeDiaSeto1, whole genome shotgun sequence genome window below encodes:
- the LOC140227934 gene encoding Na(+)/citrate cotransporter-like — MAVYWIMEVLPLAVTAMLPVIMYPLLGVMDSDDVCRNYLKDTNFLFVGGLIVAVAVEHWNVHRRVALAVLLLMGSKPRWLMMGLMITTGFLSMWISNTATTAMMVPIAHSIAEQVLENNRMQRRLREGKTENGTVVNMDGPGAEKFTPISETSFNGHANQAFDQSVTDLHEEQEVVEEIKKEHADEEPVVEESKEESTEKSRKINYESLTPEEQKLCKGLLLCCAYAANIGGTATLTGTGPNVVFAGVIDDLYPDSGITFASWLLFSLPGTIINLILCWIWLQLLFFGIPCFRKQSAEDMAVALAEEKSGREVIKREYKKLGPWTWGQAAVLCHFVVLALLWLFRNPNFVPGFTGWAGLFPVPDYISDATAAILISILLFIFPAFPPWFMKCGPFKMENDEKPQSRDALLDWKTTQRMLPWNIILLLGGGFALAAGTEASGLSQWLADQFAVLDFLPPWVLVLIITVIICFFTEFTSNVATATIFLPILASLAESICINPLYVMMPATISCSYAFMLPVATPPNAIAFAYGSITVPNMVKAGIVMNIIGIIVVNLLISSMGVAMFDVFTYPSWGSNNVTCLLGPQNVTTVAASTLTPPPTM, encoded by the exons atggccGTGTACTGGATCATGGAAGTCTTGCCCCTGGCCGTCACAGCCATGCTGCCGGTCATCATGTACCCCCTCCTTGGGGTCATGGACTCCGACGATGTCTGCCGCAACTACCTCAAGGACACCAACTTCCTCTTCGTGGGCGGGCTCATCGTCGCCGTGGCCGTCGAGCACTGGAACGTCCACCGGCGGGTGGCGCTTGCCGTACTGCTCCTGATGGGGTCCAAGCCCAGATG GTTGATGATGGGACTAATGATAACCACTGGGTTCCTCTCCATGTGGATCAGTAACACTGCCACCACCGCCATGATGGTTCCCATCGCCCACTCCATCGCTGAGCAGGTCCTGGAGAACAACcgtatg CAACGACGGTTACGAGAGGGAAAGACCGAAAACGGGACTGTCGTAAACATGGACGGACCGGGTGCCGAAAAGTTCACACCAATCAGCGAAACGTCCTTCAACGGACATGCCAATCAGGCGTTTGACCAGTCTGTCACGGACTTGCATGAAGAGCAGGAGGTGGTGGAAGAAATAAA gAAAGAACATGCCGACGAGGAACCTGTTGTGGAGGAATCCAAGGAGGAATCCACAGAGAAATCGCGAAAGATCAACTATGAGTCCCTGACTCCCGAGGAACAGAAGCTGTGCAAGGGTCTCCTCCTGTGCTGTGCCTACGCCGCCAACATCGGCGGCACGGCAACGCTGACAGGAACGGGCCCCAATGTCGTCTTTGCTGGGGTGATTGACGA TTTGTATCCAGACTCCGGTATAACGTTTGCCAGCTGGCTCCTCTTCTCACTGCCAGGAACCATTATCAATCTCATCCTGTGCTGGATTTGGCTCCAACTTCTCTTCTTTGGCATCCCATG TTTCAGAAAGCAGTCTGCAGAAGACATGGCTGTAGCCTTGGCAGAGGAGAAATCAGGTAGAGAGGTCATCAAACGAGAATACAAGAAGCTTGGTCCCTGGAC GTGGGGTCAAGCAGCAGTCTTGTGTCACTTTGTGGTGTTGGCTCTTCTCTGGCTGTTTCGCAACCCAAACTTTGTCCCAGGATTTACAGGATGGGCCGGTCTCTTCCCTGTTCCAGA CTACATCAGTGATGCAACGGCAGCCATCTTGATTTCCATCCTGCTCTTCATCTTTCCAGCATTCCCACCATGGTTCATGAAGTGTGGTCCCTTTAAGATGGAAAATG ATGAAAAACCTCAATCCAGAGATGCACTCCTTGACTGGAAGACAACTCAGAGGATGTTACCATGGAACATCATCCTCCTCCTTGGAGGAGGTTTTGCTCTGGCTGCAGGAACTGAG GCTTCTGGTCTGTCCCAGTGGCTTGCCGACCAGTTTGCAGTGCTGGACTTCTTGCCTCCCTGGGTCCTGGtcctcatcatcactgtcatcatatGCTTCTTCACCGAGTTCACCAGCAACGTTGCCACGGCAACCATATTTCTCCCAATCCTTGCCTCCCTG GCGGAGAGCATCTGCATCAATCCCCTGTACGTCATGATGCCAGCTACCATTTCCTGTTCTTATGCCTTCATGCTACCGGTGGCCACGCCCCCGAATGCCATCGCTTTCGCCTATGGCTCCATCACAGTCCCAAACATG gTGAAGGCTGGCATCGTGATGAACATCATCGGTATCATCGTCGTCAACCTCCTCATCAGCTCCATGGGCGTGGCCATGTTCGACGTCTTCACCTACCCATCGTGGGGGAGTAACAATGTCACGTGCCTTCTGGGTCCGCAAAACGTGACCACCGTGGCAGCATCCACTCTTACTCCCCCTCCaacgatgtaa